One Microcoleus sp. bin38.metabat.b11b12b14.051 DNA segment encodes these proteins:
- a CDS encoding pentapeptide repeat-containing protein, translating to MTVEELLKKYAAGERNFAGINLTEANLSGVNLSGANLTGANLSVANLSGANLSKANLTGAKLNIARLSGAHLGGANLTDADLNVAYLVRVDLKRATLTGAKLIRAELIRAELSGANLSGANLSGATLTEATLRGANLAQANLRGAHLSGACLTEANLEQANLQGADLSRAELSGADLRGTELRQANLTQAILSGADLSGVNLRWAILSGCNLRWADLSEAKLSGADLSRADLCHANLLNASLVHADLSNAYLIRADWIGADLTGATLTGAKLHAVSRLGIKTEGMTCKWVDLSPNGDHSQICWLNSGGTQEFFHETLPTVRIVIDSPLDQGAHFALAATYYQISQQYPSLSQPPTIEVSSRRTVLAFKMDSDDKLFATAYVAIIPFNDAATTQKNVIALMKMIQSQDASKLNVKESKHVQLCSKALNQAISKVDQIKISSSFPKIGESINFFQIPTQMILINSRDQRLSVYHHPAFGKRLVKKYDANNSPSSKLAEITKFGQSNVASILDFIKGFHNIDV from the coding sequence ATGACAGTCGAGGAACTCCTGAAAAAATATGCCGCCGGAGAAAGAAACTTTGCCGGAATCAACCTGACTGAGGCCAACCTCAGCGGCGTTAACTTGAGCGGAGCCAACCTCACAGGTGCGAATCTGAGTGTAGCAAACCTAAGCGGAGCTAACCTCAGTAAAGCCAACCTCACCGGTGCCAAACTCAACATCGCCAGACTCAGCGGCGCCCATCTCGGCGGCGCCAACCTCACAGACGCCGACCTCAACGTCGCCTACCTAGTGCGAGTTGACCTCAAAAGAGCCACACTCACAGGAGCCAAACTGATCAGAGCCGAGCTCATTAGAGCCGAACTCAGCGGAGCCAACCTCAGCGGAGCCAACCTCAGCGGAGCCACCCTCACCGAAGCCACCCTCAGAGGAGCCAACCTCGCCCAAGCCAACCTTCGAGGCGCTCACCTGAGCGGCGCGTGCTTGACAGAAGCCAACCTCGAACAAGCCAACCTGCAAGGCGCCGACCTCAGCAGAGCCGAACTCAGCGGTGCCGACTTGCGAGGTACGGAACTGCGACAAGCTAACCTCACTCAAGCCATACTCAGCGGCGCCGACCTCAGCGGCGTCAACTTGCGCTGGGCAATCCTCAGCGGTTGCAACCTGCGCTGGGCAGACTTGAGCGAAGCCAAATTGAGCGGCGCCGACCTCAGCCGAGCAGATCTCTGCCACGCCAACTTGCTCAATGCCAGTTTAGTGCACGCGGATTTGTCAAATGCCTACCTGATCCGCGCCGACTGGATTGGAGCCGACTTAACCGGAGCCACCTTAACCGGAGCCAAACTCCACGCAGTTTCGCGGCTCGGCATCAAAACCGAAGGCATGACGTGCAAATGGGTCGATTTGAGTCCCAACGGCGACCACAGCCAAATTTGCTGGTTGAACTCCGGAGGAACCCAAGAATTTTTTCACGAAACCTTGCCCACAGTTAGGATTGTGATTGACTCGCCCCTAGACCAAGGCGCTCATTTTGCCCTAGCTGCAACTTATTACCAAATTTCCCAACAATACCCGAGTTTAAGTCAGCCGCCCACGATCGAAGTCAGCTCCAGGCGCACCGTACTCGCCTTTAAAATGGACAGCGATGATAAATTATTTGCCACGGCTTACGTTGCCATCATTCCTTTTAACGACGCTGCTACAACTCAAAAAAACGTGATAGCTTTGATGAAAATGATTCAATCCCAGGATGCAAGCAAACTTAACGTCAAAGAATCCAAACACGTTCAATTATGCAGCAAAGCTCTCAACCAAGCTATCAGCAAAGTAGACCAAATTAAGATTTCAAGTTCTTTTCCCAAAATCGGCGAGAGCATCAATTTTTTTCAAATTCCTACACAGATGATCTTAATTAATTCCCGCGATCAAAGACTTAGCGTCTATCACCATCCCGCCTTCGGCAAGCGCCTGGTCAAAAAATACGATGCCAACAATTCTCCCTCTAGCAAGTTAGCCGAAATCACCAAATTTGGTCAATCCAACGTCGCTAGCATTTTGGATTTTATAAAAGGCTTCCACAATATCGATGTTTGA
- a CDS encoding prephenate/arogenate dehydrogenase, whose translation MNIGIVGLGLIGGSIALDLRSRGFDVFGVSSRQQTCDRAQERGVVSEASIHLSLMATADLVFICTPLGAIEPTVEKLIPHLSPDTIVTDVGSVKTPIVQAVSDLWPNFVGGHPMAGTAESGIEAAVRDLFVGRPYVVTPTAETPAQSVQKVEEIARLLGALVYRCGPQEHDRAVAWISHLPIMASATLLAACDREGDRDIVNLAQHLASSGFRDTSRVGGGNPELGVMVAKYNREELWRSLSIYRDCLDELMGDIESENWQALEHKLKLTQQARKNYNL comes from the coding sequence ATGAATATCGGTATTGTAGGACTTGGTTTAATTGGTGGCTCGATCGCTCTGGATTTACGATCGCGCGGGTTTGATGTTTTTGGGGTTTCGAGTCGCCAGCAGACTTGCGATCGAGCCCAAGAACGCGGTGTGGTCTCTGAAGCCAGCATACACCTGTCTCTGATGGCAACAGCGGATTTGGTGTTTATTTGCACGCCCTTAGGAGCGATCGAGCCGACCGTCGAAAAATTAATCCCTCATCTTTCCCCCGATACTATCGTAACGGATGTGGGCTCCGTAAAAACACCCATAGTCCAGGCAGTGTCGGATCTGTGGCCGAATTTTGTCGGGGGACACCCGATGGCGGGGACTGCTGAAAGTGGGATTGAGGCGGCGGTAAGGGATTTGTTTGTGGGCCGTCCTTACGTGGTGACGCCGACAGCCGAGACTCCGGCGCAGTCGGTCCAGAAGGTGGAGGAAATCGCGCGGTTGTTGGGTGCGTTGGTTTACCGCTGCGGCCCTCAAGAGCACGATCGAGCTGTGGCTTGGATTTCTCATTTGCCGATCATGGCTAGCGCTACGCTGCTCGCTGCGTGCGATCGAGAGGGCGATCGAGATATTGTTAATTTAGCCCAACATTTGGCGAGTTCGGGTTTTCGCGACACCAGCCGGGTTGGCGGCGGCAATCCCGAGCTGGGAGTGATGGTGGCCAAGTACAATCGAGAGGAGTTGTGGCGATCGCTCTCTATATACCGCGACTGTCTCGACGAGTTGATGGGCGATATTGAGAGCGAAAATTGGCAAGCTCTCGAACACAAGCTGAAGCTGACTCAACAAGCGAGAAAAAATTACAATTTGTGA
- a CDS encoding APC family permease, with translation MYTYSRLKRVLLGESLPTSASVHERLNNATGLAVLASDALSSVAYATQETLLVLLLAGSSSLSLSLPISAIIVLLLAIVALSYRQTIKAYPNGGGAYIVARENLGIYPGLIAAASLMIDYILTVTVSISAGIAALTSAVPSLLPYTVELCLVCIVLIMFANLRGLRESGKIFMVPTYAFIVGIFILIGCGLFQQATGHVLPALENIPAKESLGFFLIARAFAAGCTALTGVEAISDGVLAFKPPEWKNARLTLTYLGVILGFMFLGISYLANIYHVIPREDETLLSVLGKDIFGVGIFYYYLQAATLLILLLAANTSYADFPRLCYFLARDGFLPRQLSLLGDRLVYSNGITLLSLCSAILIIIFRGDTTAVIPLYAVGVFTSFTLSQSGMVIHWFKERGKGWQASAVMNGIGAVATTGVLAVIIATKFLLGAWVVVVTIPIVVSLFLAIHRHYRYVAARLSIQGIEPISYPPRPKVKMVKHPAVVLVGQLHRGTFDALDYARLIADEVVAVHVDIGLTDRAKLQAAWQDLQSDIPLEILESPYRSVGEALTHFLALFEEQRPGVFLTLIIPAFVTKNWWEGLLHNQTAFFLKAALLAKKSRVVTTVRYYL, from the coding sequence ATGTACACTTATTCTCGGCTCAAGCGGGTCTTACTGGGTGAATCTCTACCCACCAGCGCATCGGTTCACGAACGGCTAAATAACGCTACAGGACTAGCTGTTCTTGCTTCCGATGCACTTTCGTCTGTGGCCTACGCGACTCAAGAAACTCTGCTGGTACTGTTACTAGCTGGCAGCAGTAGTTTGAGTTTATCGTTGCCGATTTCAGCAATTATTGTTTTGCTGTTGGCGATCGTGGCACTTTCTTACCGACAGACAATTAAAGCGTACCCCAACGGCGGTGGTGCCTACATTGTAGCGCGAGAAAATTTGGGTATTTATCCCGGTTTAATCGCAGCAGCTTCGCTAATGATTGACTACATTCTCACCGTAACAGTGAGTATTTCTGCTGGTATTGCCGCCTTGACTTCAGCAGTTCCCTCGCTGCTGCCCTATACCGTTGAATTGTGCTTAGTTTGTATTGTCTTGATCATGTTTGCAAATCTCAGGGGACTGCGGGAATCTGGCAAGATATTTATGGTTCCCACCTATGCGTTTATCGTGGGCATTTTTATCTTGATTGGCTGCGGTTTATTCCAACAAGCAACAGGTCATGTTTTGCCAGCTTTAGAAAATATTCCAGCTAAAGAATCTTTGGGATTCTTTCTGATCGCGCGCGCCTTTGCGGCAGGCTGTACAGCCCTGACTGGAGTTGAAGCCATATCAGACGGAGTGTTGGCTTTTAAACCTCCTGAATGGAAGAATGCGCGCTTGACTTTAACTTATTTGGGAGTAATTCTGGGATTTATGTTTTTGGGCATTAGTTACTTAGCCAATATTTATCATGTGATTCCTAGAGAAGATGAAACGCTGCTTTCTGTGTTAGGAAAAGACATTTTTGGAGTTGGCATATTTTATTACTATTTGCAGGCTGCAACCCTGTTGATTTTGCTGTTGGCTGCGAATACGAGTTATGCGGATTTTCCGCGACTTTGTTATTTTTTGGCGCGGGACGGGTTTTTGCCGAGGCAGTTGTCGCTGTTGGGCGATCGACTGGTTTATTCTAATGGCATAACTCTGCTCAGTCTCTGCTCTGCTATTTTAATTATCATCTTCCGAGGCGATACCACCGCAGTAATTCCCCTGTATGCAGTTGGGGTTTTTACTTCTTTTACTCTCTCTCAATCGGGAATGGTAATTCACTGGTTTAAGGAGCGAGGTAAAGGTTGGCAAGCTAGTGCTGTGATGAACGGTATTGGTGCAGTGGCAACAACGGGAGTTTTGGCTGTAATTATTGCTACCAAATTCCTGTTGGGAGCTTGGGTTGTGGTGGTAACTATTCCGATCGTAGTCAGTCTGTTTTTAGCGATTCACCGACACTATCGGTATGTAGCGGCGCGCTTGAGCATTCAGGGCATAGAACCTATATCTTATCCTCCCCGACCTAAAGTTAAGATGGTGAAACATCCAGCAGTGGTGTTAGTCGGACAGTTGCACCGGGGAACTTTTGATGCGCTGGATTATGCTCGTTTAATTGCTGATGAGGTTGTTGCCGTTCATGTGGATATTGGTTTGACCGATCGCGCAAAACTGCAAGCGGCTTGGCAAGATTTGCAGTCTGACATTCCTTTGGAAATTCTCGAATCACCTTACCGTTCAGTCGGTGAGGCTCTGACTCACTTTTTGGCTTTGTTTGAAGAACAGCGGCCGGGAGTGTTCTTAACGCTAATTATTCCGGCTTTTGTGACTAAAAATTGGTGGGAGGGACTGCTGCACAATCAAACTGCTTTCTTTTTGAAGGCGGCTTTGCTGGCTAAAAAAAGTCGGGTTGTCACAACGGTTAGATATTATCTTTAA
- a CDS encoding glycosyltransferase family A protein — MGDQLSKLSEVSMVSANFGNGLAYREILLDWFKFLGGKPGEVIVVDGGSDSETQKVYWELYQEGLIDKLQVIAPHHQDNDKDRCFIQEYTAAAIATKPYVLFFKIDTLPYREGHDGWLEEAIDYLDRDDIFAVGGAFNRTFKHFDAWPGWYFIEACTLNFSVMKRSTFVSVMQECLDEYIASGFRGTHRFGRFLLEEAFIVYMQAHQQYTLCKVEDPSWTIFHTNARDEYLQEVRDKYLAREDVKVFMNPCLTKDMSQFLYYGQPPVRSSRLQKIRAALGETKLGGYWRELKKMLVSWKAEPNS, encoded by the coding sequence ATGGGCGATCAATTAAGCAAACTCAGTGAAGTGTCGATGGTGTCAGCCAATTTTGGCAATGGGTTGGCCTATAGAGAGATTCTTCTGGATTGGTTTAAGTTTTTAGGAGGCAAACCAGGGGAAGTTATTGTTGTGGACGGTGGCAGCGATAGCGAGACTCAAAAAGTTTACTGGGAACTTTACCAAGAAGGTTTAATTGATAAACTGCAAGTCATTGCACCCCATCATCAAGACAATGATAAGGATAGATGTTTTATTCAGGAGTATACGGCGGCAGCAATAGCTACCAAGCCGTATGTATTGTTCTTTAAAATTGACACGTTACCTTACAGAGAAGGTCACGACGGTTGGTTAGAGGAAGCGATCGACTATCTGGATCGAGATGACATTTTTGCAGTGGGCGGAGCTTTTAATCGAACTTTCAAACATTTCGATGCTTGGCCTGGGTGGTACTTCATTGAAGCTTGCACGCTGAATTTTTCTGTAATGAAGCGCAGTACCTTTGTTTCAGTGATGCAAGAATGTTTGGATGAATATATTGCTTCTGGATTTAGAGGAACACATCGGTTTGGCAGATTTTTGCTGGAAGAAGCATTTATCGTATATATGCAGGCGCACCAGCAATACACTTTGTGTAAGGTGGAAGATCCGAGCTGGACGATATTTCACACAAATGCTCGAGATGAATATTTGCAGGAGGTTCGGGATAAATATTTGGCTCGCGAAGATGTTAAAGTTTTCATGAATCCCTGCCTGACAAAAGACATGAGTCAATTTCTTTATTACGGACAGCCGCCTGTAAGAAGTAGCCGGCTGCAAAAAATACGCGCGGCTTTGGGAGAAACAAAACTCGGGGGTTATTGGCGGGAATTGAAGAAAATGCTGGTTTCCTGGAAAGCTGAGCCTAACTCTTAG